The following are from one region of the Cloacibacterium sp. TD35 genome:
- a CDS encoding AAA family ATPase, translating into MNFPTPPIETQYDYYKIIPEFKKFASEFIGKDYLIPDEEKPIVFATLAWMLQDDLVAKEMNFDLRKGILLSGPIGCRKTTLFKLMQKFTGNKNKFGMVSTRQIVSEFMQSGYQVLENYSKGNFTHDARKAKVYCFDDLGIETSSKYYGNDCNVMAEILLTRYDIFKEKGLITHLTTNLSAAEIESIYGNRLRSRIREMFNLFGYDESSTDKRT; encoded by the coding sequence ATGAACTTCCCAACACCACCCATAGAAACACAATATGATTATTACAAAATCATTCCGGAATTCAAAAAATTTGCTTCCGAATTTATCGGAAAAGACTACCTCATTCCAGATGAAGAAAAACCCATTGTCTTCGCCACACTTGCTTGGATGCTCCAAGACGATTTAGTGGCCAAAGAAATGAACTTCGACCTCCGAAAAGGAATTCTCCTTTCTGGTCCTATTGGTTGCAGAAAAACAACCTTATTTAAGCTCATGCAAAAATTTACTGGCAATAAAAACAAATTTGGCATGGTCTCCACACGCCAAATCGTTTCAGAATTCATGCAGTCCGGCTATCAAGTACTGGAGAATTATTCTAAAGGAAACTTCACCCACGATGCTCGCAAAGCCAAAGTCTATTGCTTTGATGATTTAGGCATCGAAACCTCATCTAAGTATTACGGAAACGACTGCAACGTCATGGCAGAAATCCTCCTCACTCGCTATGATATTTTCAAAGAAAAAGGACTCATAACACACCTCACCACCAATTTATCAGCTGCAGAAATAGAATCTATCTACGGAAATAGGCTCCGCTCCCGAATTAGAGAAATGTTCAATCTTTTCGGCTATGATGAAAGCTCCACCGATAAAAGAACATGA
- a CDS encoding transcriptional regulator — MNYIRHLTGFYEKIHQDNRLNPTHISLYLALFQFWNLNHFQNPISISRNEMMKLSKIAALGTYHKCIKELQEFGYIEYLPSFNPYKGSLVNLHNFENSDVQQMNKNRIKKQTSSEQALNQHHIKIDTGIEQALIPSINYINLLNYKHNSITTPETSSNFKQAFLPAIPFQEIIPKSLSPKSEEKEKLRKKKSTQLSPISTPKIPPTFAEVKLFFE, encoded by the coding sequence ATGAACTACATCCGTCACCTAACAGGATTTTACGAAAAAATCCATCAAGATAACCGACTAAATCCTACGCACATCAGTTTGTATTTGGCTTTATTTCAGTTCTGGAACCTCAACCACTTCCAGAACCCAATTAGCATTTCCCGAAACGAAATGATGAAACTCAGTAAAATTGCAGCTTTAGGTACTTATCACAAGTGTATCAAAGAGCTTCAAGAATTTGGTTATATAGAATATTTACCCTCGTTTAATCCGTATAAAGGCAGTTTGGTAAATCTTCACAATTTCGAAAATTCAGATGTTCAACAAATGAACAAGAACCGTATCAAAAAACAAACAAGTTCTGAACAAGCATTGAACCAGCACCATATCAAAATCGATACAGGTATTGAACAAGCATTGATACCTTCTATAAACTATATAAACTTATTAAACTATAAACATAATAGTATTACCACACCCGAGACCAGTTCAAATTTTAAACAAGCTTTTTTACCTGCAATTCCTTTCCAAGAAATTATCCCAAAATCACTATCCCCCAAAAGTGAAGAAAAAGAAAAGTTGCGCAAAAAGAAAAGCACACAGCTTTCGCCAATATCAACTCCCAAAATCCCACCTACCTTTGCTGAGGTTAAACTTTTTTTCGAATAA
- a CDS encoding helix-turn-helix domain-containing protein has product MALEIITKEDLQDFKNELFEELKNLFPSKTPHQQQWMRTADVKALLKISSGTLQNMRINGTLRYSKIGGTLYYKYQDIEKLLQSKN; this is encoded by the coding sequence ATGGCATTAGAAATTATTACAAAAGAAGATCTTCAAGATTTCAAAAATGAATTATTTGAAGAACTAAAAAACCTATTCCCTTCAAAAACTCCACACCAACAGCAATGGATGCGTACTGCAGATGTTAAAGCCCTTCTTAAAATCTCATCTGGGACACTTCAAAACATGAGAATCAACGGCACGCTCAGATATTCCAAAATAGGAGGGACTTTATACTACAAATACCAAGACATCGAAAAGCTTTTACAGTCTAAAAATTAA
- a CDS encoding RteC domain-containing protein — translation MKTKSIELLAELNGQIEFLESEFDNEILKAEEVIRIILKTLDNLKKIVTKHRFKSKNEEINFFKTIKPQFTSKLYYYNAVFRMASHKPIGSTFIIKSFYQSEQEKIKLFFDENLDFYKYYRTNSSYLDEKYFLRGNYDFKVNLDHYFFELDPKFSTSHDYKIAMIMAYDLLSIYIDKKILETEKINTLQSQRNHNSKLKWTGSKVALIELIYALQTEGVFNNGASDLKDIAEYFQEIFNVELGQYRRTFLEIRTRKEDRAKFISSLRDKLIFRMDESDENFY, via the coding sequence TTGAAAACAAAATCTATTGAACTCTTAGCAGAGCTTAATGGACAAATAGAGTTTTTAGAATCCGAATTTGATAATGAAATCCTCAAAGCTGAAGAAGTTATCAGAATTATTCTGAAAACACTGGATAATCTAAAGAAAATTGTCACTAAGCACAGATTTAAGAGTAAAAATGAAGAAATCAATTTTTTTAAAACCATCAAACCACAATTCACCTCTAAACTTTATTATTACAATGCAGTTTTTAGAATGGCTTCACATAAGCCAATTGGAAGTACATTTATTATCAAATCATTTTATCAATCAGAACAAGAGAAAATAAAACTATTTTTTGACGAAAATCTAGATTTTTACAAATACTACAGAACCAATAGTTCTTATCTTGATGAAAAATATTTCCTCAGAGGAAATTATGATTTTAAAGTTAATTTAGACCATTATTTCTTTGAGTTAGACCCAAAATTTTCTACCTCTCATGATTATAAAATCGCCATGATTATGGCCTATGATTTATTGTCTATTTACATCGATAAGAAAATTCTGGAAACCGAGAAAATAAACACTCTCCAATCACAACGCAATCACAACTCGAAATTAAAATGGACAGGCTCAAAAGTCGCACTTATTGAACTAATTTACGCACTTCAAACCGAAGGAGTTTTCAATAACGGAGCTTCAGACCTCAAAGACATTGCAGAATATTTCCAGGAGATTTTCAATGTAGAATTAGGGCAATACAGACGTACTTTCTTGGAAATCAGAACCAGAAAAGAAGACAGAGCAAAATTTATTTCTTCCCTCAGAGATAAGCTCATATTCAGAATGGACGAATCTGACGAAAATTTCTATTAA
- a CDS encoding DNA/RNA non-specific endonuclease — MISEKLFQGYDEKFISNQTVPLPNLSSEQNDDLVLDDEGNKVIKYINYSLQQSASHKFPFYTATNIDGIQFKKVPRKDNWRKDTRLSQEFQWGKELYSAPKSDFDKGHMTKREDVQWGETSGIALNAANSTFYYTNAVPQHKDLNRDIWRSLEDYILHTETKQNELRICVFTGPVLLSSNPYFVTPINGKQIQIPSLFWKVVIFQKEDGNLYRVGFMMSQNKLLQENHIIEELESEDQIFNQFKDAGTYQVNVSLIEEMTGLEIPNAIDSYNDTRNKKLVLKEIDIDPELESDSIEYQLGFIIENLNL; from the coding sequence ATGATAAGTGAAAAATTATTTCAAGGCTATGATGAAAAATTCATCTCAAATCAAACAGTGCCTTTACCCAACCTTAGCTCAGAACAAAATGATGATTTGGTTTTAGATGATGAAGGTAATAAAGTTATAAAATATATCAATTACAGCTTACAACAATCTGCATCTCATAAGTTTCCATTCTACACAGCAACAAATATTGATGGAATTCAATTTAAGAAAGTTCCAAGAAAGGATAATTGGCGAAAAGATACAAGATTATCCCAAGAGTTTCAATGGGGTAAAGAACTCTACAGTGCACCAAAAAGTGATTTTGACAAAGGTCATATGACTAAACGGGAAGACGTACAATGGGGAGAAACTTCTGGGATAGCGTTAAATGCAGCTAACTCAACATTTTATTATACGAATGCGGTTCCACAGCACAAAGATTTAAATAGAGATATATGGCGAAGTTTAGAGGATTACATACTCCATACTGAAACAAAGCAAAATGAATTACGTATTTGTGTTTTTACAGGTCCAGTTTTATTAAGTTCAAATCCATATTTTGTAACACCTATAAATGGTAAACAAATACAAATCCCTTCTCTATTTTGGAAAGTTGTTATTTTTCAAAAAGAAGATGGAAATCTTTACAGGGTTGGATTTATGATGAGCCAAAATAAATTGCTTCAAGAAAATCATATTATAGAAGAATTAGAATCAGAAGATCAAATTTTTAACCAATTTAAAGATGCAGGCACTTATCAAGTTAACGTATCTTTGATTGAAGAAATGACAGGTTTAGAAATTCCTAATGCAATTGATTCATATAATGACACGAGAAATAAGAAACTAGTTTTAAAAGAGATAGATATTGATCCAGAATTGGAAAGTGATTCAATTGAATATCAATTGGGTTTTATAATTGAAAATCTAAACCTTTAG
- a CDS encoding trypsin-like peptidase domain-containing protein, whose product MAWTKKLTQLNDVLSDLVPNKDGITKYVKAAGLKPQHINESGNAMDVWSNVLSEAEKNSKVDELVKSVLDTYPDNQFLKSALFEKEIDFSVAPDIDDTSDWQDVSEETLEVLTMGQSTLLPVNFLAKGVQRSKSVGKVEIKIGSNRYSVGTGFLFKIKGIEDLFFITNYHVINDKNYIERTRIIFDYELDIEGNTVPSRSFKIDETGPWYCSEIKENDATIFKLIDEHNTLAEYGWIELKEIEIAQNDFVNIIQHPEGKMKQISLYHNIVTNTNERIVQYLTDTLKGSSGSPVFNSDWEVVALHHSGGGSKPEEPELPKGIKSRNEGILINKIIQFVKDNHKN is encoded by the coding sequence ATGGCTTGGACAAAAAAACTTACACAATTAAATGATGTTTTAAGTGATTTGGTTCCTAACAAGGATGGAATCACAAAATATGTAAAAGCTGCAGGGCTGAAACCACAACATATAAATGAAAGTGGTAACGCTATGGACGTTTGGAGCAATGTTCTAAGTGAAGCAGAGAAGAACAGTAAAGTTGATGAATTAGTAAAATCTGTATTAGATACCTATCCAGATAATCAATTTCTAAAATCAGCATTATTTGAAAAAGAAATTGATTTTTCGGTAGCTCCCGATATTGACGACACCTCAGATTGGCAGGATGTTTCAGAAGAAACATTAGAAGTTCTGACAATGGGACAAAGCACATTGTTGCCTGTAAATTTTCTAGCGAAAGGAGTACAAAGAAGTAAATCAGTAGGAAAAGTTGAAATCAAAATTGGTAGTAACAGATATAGTGTAGGTACTGGGTTTTTATTCAAAATAAAGGGAATAGAAGATTTGTTTTTTATCACAAATTATCATGTAATCAATGATAAAAATTACATAGAACGAACAAGAATTATTTTCGATTATGAGCTTGATATTGAAGGAAACACGGTTCCATCAAGAAGTTTCAAAATCGATGAAACTGGACCGTGGTATTGTTCTGAAATAAAAGAGAATGATGCGACAATCTTCAAATTGATTGATGAGCATAATACACTTGCTGAATATGGTTGGATTGAACTAAAAGAAATTGAAATAGCACAGAATGATTTTGTAAATATTATTCAACATCCTGAAGGAAAAATGAAGCAAATTTCACTTTACCATAACATTGTCACAAATACCAATGAAAGAATTGTTCAATACCTTACAGATACATTAAAAGGATCATCAGGTTCGCCTGTGTTTAACTCTGATTGGGAAGTTGTTGCATTACACCATAGTGGTGGTGGAAGTAAGCCAGAGGAGCCAGAATTGCCAAAAGGAATTAAGTCTCGGAATGAAGGTATTTTAATTAATAAAATTATTCAATTTGTAAAAGACAACCATAAAAACTGA
- a CDS encoding GAP1-N1 domain-containing protein, producing MKVIIHQSICGEVNKAWGLIKTTLPDVSIAKSIAFRTDLQDQTSGVNWEPAIRGFLEGDFFLIMKTFEDTSPDVRRGRKFSHVLMIPKKEIVGIDNIKQIINLLPQEINKNTDLEPISIEISSSNAVSIADAIRGKFNKLINGYLNIKTYKNTLIWIGQEGFDTAVIELWKRLTVIERQSFHFGIAFNNDHKEAHNISLIAVPESVQSKFVKSDFFIIRKNDNHEPTELIEQLLIGDESVQKRISSFEKTIGSKPLSRDDITIIAKGIDTFEQVDSVKDLKKLNTLSHIVAQYAPSDEQGTDFKERLLNKIIQLSESVNFSDLIVLRNFKTESFKSSKKTLSTTLVGWIKKHIFSNDNKSIGYTSFFTQLKKSNPNWWDKVIIQELKSFLGTAQVSKIATVYVWLMESPFILSIIKSFIDKSKNAESCFIEKLPKKISKELIEELQGFSISNNWLRLYAHLLDRQFELGTALTELFKIDQDENYFEAIVAIISGKDDNSVIDYAVDTGESRMIKFAGKSCHNAPKHLKKMDVLNVNWQLIWAEAIENGNDIGAGLKEPEKEIYKLFDHLIGGNSVSERLIDKISRSEFGNLLLYPNRAILWGKLPLSVKDNFLNKTSSTLLEQLSKNSTIEIPDDTVLLDHISRKGVFDFLYYNRNNIKSVIPVFEKFSQLSDNNLRDYLSNFSGQIDAIDATRLGKFIAVRYFSNSAYTINSKASKTNNWKYALAECHHLMDFITKGILSFSGILSTVKISTDQWWQSAEELIIELYPNGTSLTTIWKKAGGKESDLLAKGTSSEIWSDVFYKLRKEHFKGITMNNLLKEVKKQYGENQKFKIIYDLRKNFIKT from the coding sequence GTGAAAGTAATAATACATCAATCCATTTGCGGAGAAGTGAATAAAGCATGGGGTTTAATAAAAACCACTTTGCCGGATGTTAGTATTGCTAAGAGTATTGCCTTTAGAACCGATTTACAAGATCAAACTAGTGGTGTCAATTGGGAGCCTGCGATTCGTGGATTTTTAGAAGGAGACTTCTTCCTGATTATGAAGACCTTTGAGGATACATCTCCTGATGTACGAAGAGGCAGGAAATTTTCTCATGTTCTGATGATACCAAAAAAAGAAATAGTAGGAATAGATAACATAAAACAGATTATAAACCTGTTACCCCAAGAAATAAATAAGAATACGGATCTGGAACCGATTTCAATAGAAATATCCTCAAGTAATGCCGTCAGTATAGCGGATGCGATTCGGGGGAAATTCAATAAACTCATTAATGGCTATCTTAACATAAAAACCTATAAAAATACATTAATCTGGATTGGGCAGGAAGGCTTCGATACAGCGGTTATAGAGCTGTGGAAACGTCTAACCGTTATTGAACGACAAAGTTTTCATTTTGGGATTGCATTCAATAATGACCATAAAGAAGCTCACAATATAAGTTTAATCGCAGTACCTGAAAGTGTTCAAAGTAAGTTTGTCAAATCAGACTTCTTTATTATAAGAAAGAACGATAACCACGAACCTACTGAGTTAATTGAACAATTATTAATTGGTGATGAGTCCGTCCAAAAACGTATCAGTAGTTTCGAGAAAACGATTGGATCAAAGCCGCTTTCGAGAGATGATATCACCATAATAGCAAAAGGCATTGATACATTTGAACAAGTAGATAGTGTAAAAGATCTTAAAAAACTAAATACTCTTTCACATATTGTAGCACAATATGCGCCTTCGGATGAACAAGGTACAGATTTTAAGGAACGATTATTAAATAAGATTATTCAATTATCAGAATCAGTTAACTTCTCTGACCTTATTGTGTTAAGAAATTTCAAAACAGAGAGCTTTAAGAGCTCAAAAAAAACTTTATCTACAACATTAGTAGGTTGGATAAAGAAACATATTTTTTCAAATGATAATAAATCAATTGGCTATACCTCATTTTTCACGCAGCTAAAAAAGAGTAATCCGAATTGGTGGGATAAAGTAATAATACAAGAACTTAAATCCTTTTTAGGAACCGCTCAAGTTTCCAAGATTGCTACTGTCTACGTTTGGTTAATGGAATCACCATTTATTCTGTCTATAATTAAATCTTTTATCGATAAATCCAAAAATGCTGAAAGCTGTTTTATTGAAAAATTACCTAAAAAAATTTCAAAGGAACTAATTGAAGAATTACAAGGATTCTCGATTAGCAATAATTGGTTAAGGTTATACGCTCATCTATTGGATAGGCAATTTGAATTAGGGACTGCTTTAACAGAACTATTCAAAATTGATCAGGATGAAAACTATTTTGAAGCTATTGTGGCAATCATATCAGGAAAAGATGATAACTCGGTTATTGATTATGCAGTTGATACTGGTGAATCTAGAATGATTAAATTTGCTGGTAAATCTTGCCACAATGCACCTAAACATCTTAAGAAAATGGATGTCTTAAATGTCAATTGGCAGCTAATTTGGGCAGAGGCTATTGAAAATGGAAATGATATAGGCGCAGGATTAAAAGAGCCTGAAAAAGAAATATATAAATTGTTTGACCATCTTATTGGTGGCAATTCGGTTTCTGAAAGACTTATTGATAAAATTTCCCGCTCCGAATTTGGAAATCTACTATTGTATCCTAATAGGGCTATTTTATGGGGTAAACTACCTTTATCTGTAAAAGACAATTTCTTAAATAAAACATCTTCTACATTACTTGAACAACTCAGTAAAAATTCAACCATTGAGATACCGGACGATACTGTTTTGTTAGATCATATTAGTAGAAAGGGTGTTTTCGACTTCTTATATTACAATAGAAATAATATAAAATCAGTAATCCCAGTATTTGAAAAATTTTCTCAACTAAGTGACAATAACCTTCGGGATTATCTAAGTAATTTCTCAGGACAAATTGATGCTATTGATGCCACTCGATTGGGGAAATTCATAGCAGTTAGGTATTTTTCTAATTCTGCATATACGATTAATTCCAAAGCTTCAAAAACCAATAATTGGAAGTATGCATTAGCAGAATGTCATCATCTTATGGATTTTATAACTAAAGGAATTTTATCATTTTCAGGGATTTTGTCCACGGTCAAAATTAGTACCGATCAATGGTGGCAAAGTGCAGAGGAATTAATCATCGAATTATATCCAAATGGAACTTCATTAACAACCATTTGGAAAAAGGCGGGGGGAAAAGAATCTGATCTACTCGCAAAAGGAACATCAAGCGAAATTTGGAGTGATGTGTTTTATAAATTACGTAAGGAGCACTTCAAAGGAATAACAATGAATAATTTACTTAAAGAAGTAAAAAAACAATATGGGGAAAACCAGAAGTTTAAAATCATATATGATTTGCGAAAAAACTTTATAAAAACATAA
- a CDS encoding TRAFAC clade GTPase domain-containing protein: MGTSILLIGKPHSSKTVFLSQFYSKLQKNKSKLKLYKSVDDLSPITEAREALALGEEPQTTPSEKSVNFYLPIQVAEKQVDLKCPEYGGEQVLSIVENRELNKEWTTSIQESNSWILFIRLNNVNKSLDISDVTYSEQHHKNAKEPVSETEYKISDQSFFIELLQILLHAKGTDYHKVNDKQKLTIVLTCWDEMNTEEKPYNVLQSKLPLLLNFLESNWDKNYMNIVGLSAQGFSLTTPENKEKYQIEGPEEFGYLVLPDGAQTNDITELIEQALL, from the coding sequence ATGGGTACATCTATATTACTTATCGGAAAACCGCATTCATCCAAAACGGTATTCCTTTCACAATTTTACTCAAAATTGCAAAAAAATAAGAGTAAGTTGAAGCTTTATAAATCAGTGGATGATTTATCTCCTATTACCGAGGCAAGAGAAGCATTAGCGTTAGGAGAAGAACCTCAGACCACTCCATCTGAAAAAAGTGTAAATTTTTACTTGCCTATTCAGGTAGCAGAAAAGCAAGTTGATTTAAAATGTCCCGAATATGGAGGAGAACAGGTTTTAAGTATTGTTGAGAATCGGGAGTTGAATAAGGAATGGACAACTTCCATACAGGAAAGTAACAGTTGGATTTTGTTTATCAGGTTAAATAATGTAAACAAGTCTTTAGATATCAGTGATGTTACCTATTCTGAACAACATCATAAAAATGCGAAAGAACCGGTTTCTGAAACCGAGTATAAAATATCGGATCAAAGCTTTTTTATCGAATTATTACAAATCCTTTTACATGCTAAAGGAACAGACTACCATAAGGTAAATGATAAGCAGAAGTTGACCATTGTCTTAACCTGCTGGGATGAAATGAATACAGAAGAAAAGCCTTATAATGTATTGCAATCTAAATTACCACTCTTACTAAACTTCTTGGAGTCTAACTGGGATAAAAATTATATGAACATAGTTGGTCTTTCTGCTCAAGGGTTTTCTCTGACTACACCGGAGAACAAAGAAAAATATCAGATTGAGGGACCCGAAGAATTTGGATATTTAGTATTACCTGATGGCGCTCAAACAAATGACATTACAGAACTAATAGAACAGGCATTATTGTGA
- a CDS encoding TRAFAC clade GTPase domain-containing protein — protein MTGKCSNPDCVAPISCHEGKGEPTECEFWLKSNASRSKIKTVPKKEKKSDLPWTGDALTVDELPKVTYRNSPVIIGIIGKADAGKTTYLAMLFTLLLRGIKLKEFDFCGTKTIKAWDELYQKLKVQQEGVTFPDPTPAQYIRLLHLALRNHSKKLKDILISDASGEVFSIWSKNRNDVNAENARWVYEHSNAFILFIDCDDLINRKALAKTDIVDMAQMLKHDLGNRPVIAVWSKSDKKEEVHPVIREKLQGELKELFENYKEIDISNFSSDDPDVLVHKNNISVLDWLLSRVFTVSKSEILIENDSKINDIFLNYKST, from the coding sequence ATGACAGGAAAATGTTCAAATCCTGATTGTGTTGCACCAATAAGTTGTCATGAAGGAAAAGGAGAGCCTACTGAATGTGAGTTCTGGTTGAAGTCAAATGCCTCCCGATCCAAAATCAAAACGGTTCCCAAAAAAGAGAAAAAATCCGATTTGCCATGGACAGGGGACGCTTTGACTGTAGACGAATTGCCAAAAGTAACCTATAGAAATTCACCTGTGATTATTGGCATCATAGGAAAAGCTGATGCGGGGAAGACAACTTATCTCGCTATGCTCTTTACATTACTTCTTAGAGGAATAAAACTTAAAGAATTTGATTTTTGTGGCACGAAAACGATAAAAGCATGGGATGAGTTATATCAAAAATTAAAGGTTCAACAAGAAGGCGTTACATTTCCTGATCCTACTCCTGCCCAATACATCCGTTTATTACATTTGGCATTACGAAATCATTCTAAAAAATTAAAGGACATTTTAATTTCTGACGCATCTGGTGAGGTTTTTTCTATTTGGTCAAAAAATAGAAATGATGTAAACGCAGAGAATGCAAGATGGGTTTATGAACATTCAAATGCTTTTATACTCTTTATTGATTGTGATGATTTGATTAATAGAAAGGCTCTAGCAAAGACTGACATCGTGGATATGGCACAAATGTTAAAACACGATTTAGGAAACAGACCCGTTATTGCTGTTTGGTCAAAAAGTGATAAAAAAGAAGAAGTGCATCCTGTAATTCGAGAAAAGCTACAAGGAGAACTGAAAGAGCTTTTTGAAAACTACAAAGAGATAGATATCAGTAATTTTTCCTCAGATGACCCTGATGTACTAGTTCACAAGAACAATATTTCTGTACTAGATTGGCTACTTTCAAGAGTGTTTACTGTTAGCAAGTCTGAGATTCTAATTGAAAATGATAGCAAGATAAATGACATTTTCTTAAATTATAAAAGCACATAA
- a CDS encoding GTPase-associated system all-helical protein GASH, with protein MLQNYLNANLLLLTDDGDFKKLKKSADEIAKKLVKNKAKIVSYTLSAIDPDVSVDNTDMLEVKEIIIKNWSTFSTNAKDTPLTYIRAVILEALNSISNDVNHSLLIWFASRNILQYYKLIGKEKEIVLEFLAKLGDNINRKANQEWSLLGNHSLSKIDIDLKEVTKYLINDDTLIKYLEDAVGPQNKNGSANFDSPNPNWPNSAPSWAYEFPSRAAKGVKAVIDPCLRAIVTITNENKNTIQNSLTIALEQIQEYASSSNKSLQLRSELLWWKEAKYSSSMERSYEELDKNILEIVLAYDYSTFIPVIYPKSVDFFLKETYKGLKKSTGEELTLEDFLKTVQHHKEELKYIFPEEEALADKSTLLNFINGLIWNKHQLAQFEELVGIPLNIKLAPNELTTWLFHDFQLVKILKIK; from the coding sequence ATGTTACAAAACTACTTAAACGCAAATCTACTTTTATTAACCGATGATGGAGATTTCAAAAAATTAAAAAAGTCAGCCGACGAAATAGCTAAAAAATTGGTAAAAAATAAAGCTAAAATAGTGTCATATACATTATCGGCAATTGACCCCGATGTATCCGTTGATAATACTGACATGCTAGAAGTCAAAGAGATTATAATTAAGAATTGGAGTACCTTTTCAACAAATGCAAAAGATACACCACTAACCTATATTAGAGCGGTTATATTAGAAGCACTAAATAGCATAAGTAATGATGTTAATCACTCACTACTTATTTGGTTTGCGAGTAGAAATATTTTACAGTATTATAAGCTAATTGGCAAAGAAAAAGAAATTGTATTAGAATTTCTTGCAAAGCTAGGCGACAATATCAATAGAAAGGCTAATCAAGAATGGTCGTTGTTAGGAAATCATTCGTTATCAAAAATTGATATAGACTTAAAGGAGGTAACTAAATATCTTATCAATGACGATACACTTATAAAATACTTGGAAGATGCTGTAGGTCCTCAAAATAAAAACGGTTCAGCAAATTTTGATTCTCCAAATCCCAATTGGCCTAATTCTGCTCCAAGTTGGGCCTACGAATTTCCATCAAGAGCGGCAAAAGGTGTTAAAGCTGTTATCGATCCTTGTCTGAGAGCAATTGTAACGATTACGAATGAAAATAAAAACACAATTCAAAACAGCTTAACTATAGCGTTAGAACAAATACAGGAGTATGCTTCAAGTAGTAACAAATCTTTACAGTTACGATCTGAGCTCTTGTGGTGGAAAGAGGCTAAATATTCATCTTCAATGGAACGAAGTTATGAAGAGTTGGATAAAAATATCTTGGAAATAGTATTGGCTTATGATTATTCAACCTTTATTCCTGTGATTTACCCAAAAAGCGTCGACTTCTTTTTGAAAGAAACTTATAAAGGACTCAAAAAAAGTACAGGGGAAGAATTAACTCTTGAAGACTTTCTTAAAACGGTTCAGCATCATAAGGAGGAATTGAAATACATATTTCCAGAAGAGGAAGCATTAGCTGACAAATCAACATTGCTGAACTTCATCAACGGGCTTATATGGAATAAACATCAGTTAGCTCAATTTGAAGAGCTTGTAGGGATACCATTAAATATAAAACTAGCTCCAAATGAGTTGACGACTTGGTTATTCCATGACTTTCAATTAGTAAAAATTCTAAAAATAAAGTAG